One window of Chryseobacterium sp. JJR-5R genomic DNA carries:
- a CDS encoding DUF6443 domain-containing protein, whose amino-acid sequence MKRNLNIFILLFTAVMSYAQTNPFSTTENYIYTKNCLDADCIKKAEAVQYFDGLGRPKQIVGIKASPNQKDVVSHIEYDEFGRILKSYLPVPQTGTQNGAIYENPLDNATHPDIYGAEKIYAVQVVENAPITRIKKSFSTGNAWADKPVTYNYNTNTLVSEVKKYGIITAWVESRTDSQLSFSGSYYPINSLMKISVTDEDGNTVAEYKNGKGQTVLVRKNDGTQDVDTYYIYNEYNQLAFVIPPLASVLASIDETKRNSLCYQYRYDEFGRLVEKKIPGKAWEYLVYDKQDRVVLTQDGMLGTDTNNFANRGWMFTKYDKFGRIVYTGFFANAGTRSALQTSINNMAANAGDNEERSTTPLTLNGMDVYYTKNAYPTANITVLSVNYYDTYPPLPAGVSIPTQVLGQDVLSQDTQNAPVSTKTLPTASCTKNIEDDSWTKDFIWYDGKGRSIGVYSFNHLGGYTKTETEIDFLGITQRSVTKHKRINADIEKLVTETFEYDAQDRLLVHKHQINNNPVEILSQNTYNELSQVKNKKVGGTSASDPLQRIDYAYNIRGWMTKINDPKNLNGKLFGYEIKYNQVEGLQVPNSDYPGIQVKPRYNGNIAETDWKTNTTAGDHLRRYGYVYDGLNRLSAGFYQKDTNPSAKEYFEKTDYDLNGNITNLKRSAEAQQGAPAYLIDNLTYVSDGNRLITVTDASTDDYRGYPDVSGIAMTYYEENGNMKSQKDKGILDIRYNYLDLPNAVTFDKTYIPRVSLGGAGAAGDFNVNTQYLYRADGVKLRKTYTYGSGKTNAETSTRTEYLDGFQYEATSTTGKFSLGLKFVPTAEGYYNFEKNQYIYSYNDHLGNVRLSYFKNAAGSAEALEENNYYPFGLKHEGYNPLAGNPSYQYKYNGVELQKESGMYAMDWRSYMPELGRFSAMDMLSESYNDSTPYHFALNNPVFYSDPTGMYTSTHGGYLFTDTAEIAGLQQYFGNGGSVNGLGGFMSGNETFKEDIPGITFNGKGGKDTWNLGGNYLFNSYSMYNAVLQGLNGWNFQMESKAMAESLSGVRNDGPIKYVGGAGDPLGVWEVGGMALSAGSSGKGNYILAALMITRSGNTTGLKMLSAEQGILEAETSILKTQFAAEKNIISSSDFLRIENAASRINKPITVVGSRANGTAKAYSDWDYVIEGLNSREWSKIKNSIPGARSIIDNTPRNIDIFKQLDLSRPYLKIHPR is encoded by the coding sequence ATGAAAAGAAATTTAAATATATTCATTCTGCTGTTTACGGCAGTAATGTCATATGCACAGACAAACCCGTTTTCTACTACTGAAAATTATATTTATACCAAAAACTGCCTGGATGCCGATTGTATTAAAAAGGCTGAAGCAGTTCAGTATTTTGACGGGTTGGGAAGGCCTAAACAAATTGTTGGGATCAAAGCTTCCCCAAATCAGAAAGATGTTGTAAGCCATATAGAATATGATGAGTTTGGCAGGATTCTGAAATCTTATCTGCCGGTTCCTCAGACAGGAACACAGAATGGTGCGATCTATGAGAACCCTTTGGATAATGCCACTCATCCTGATATTTACGGTGCAGAAAAGATATATGCTGTACAGGTTGTGGAAAATGCACCTATAACAAGGATTAAGAAAAGCTTCAGCACAGGGAATGCATGGGCAGACAAACCGGTAACCTATAATTATAATACGAATACTTTAGTCAGTGAGGTGAAGAAGTACGGCATTATCACTGCGTGGGTTGAAAGCAGGACAGATTCCCAATTAAGCTTTTCAGGATCGTATTACCCGATCAATTCCTTAATGAAAATATCGGTAACCGATGAAGACGGTAATACTGTAGCGGAATACAAAAACGGGAAAGGGCAGACAGTACTCGTCAGGAAAAATGACGGGACCCAGGATGTTGACACCTATTATATCTATAACGAATACAATCAGCTGGCTTTCGTCATCCCGCCGTTGGCATCGGTGTTGGCATCGATTGACGAGACCAAACGGAACAGCCTCTGCTACCAGTACCGGTATGATGAGTTCGGAAGGTTGGTGGAAAAGAAAATTCCGGGTAAAGCCTGGGAGTATCTTGTATACGATAAACAGGACAGAGTAGTACTTACACAGGACGGGATGCTGGGAACTGATACCAACAACTTTGCTAACAGAGGCTGGATGTTTACCAAGTATGATAAGTTCGGAAGAATTGTTTATACCGGCTTCTTTGCCAATGCCGGCACCAGATCTGCCCTGCAGACGTCGATCAATAATATGGCAGCCAATGCCGGAGATAATGAAGAAAGAAGCACCACGCCGTTAACCTTAAACGGGATGGATGTTTATTATACCAAAAATGCCTACCCGACGGCAAACATAACGGTGTTAAGTGTCAATTATTATGATACCTATCCGCCGCTTCCGGCCGGGGTCAGCATCCCCACCCAGGTGCTGGGCCAGGATGTTCTAAGCCAAGATACGCAGAATGCTCCGGTAAGTACCAAAACCCTGCCCACCGCCTCCTGTACCAAAAATATAGAAGATGACAGCTGGACGAAAGACTTTATCTGGTATGACGGGAAAGGCCGTTCTATCGGAGTGTACTCATTTAACCATCTGGGAGGATATACCAAAACCGAAACAGAGATTGATTTTTTAGGAATCACACAACGTTCAGTTACAAAACATAAAAGAATTAATGCAGATATTGAAAAACTTGTCACCGAAACATTTGAATATGATGCACAAGACAGGTTATTGGTACATAAACATCAGATCAATAATAATCCTGTTGAAATTTTATCGCAGAATACCTACAATGAGCTTTCACAGGTGAAAAACAAAAAAGTAGGAGGAACATCAGCCTCTGATCCACTGCAGAGAATTGACTATGCCTACAATATCCGTGGCTGGATGACGAAAATTAATGATCCCAAAAACCTTAACGGAAAACTGTTCGGCTATGAAATCAAATATAACCAGGTGGAAGGGTTGCAGGTTCCCAATAGCGATTATCCCGGCATTCAGGTAAAACCGAGATACAACGGGAATATCGCCGAAACGGACTGGAAGACCAATACCACGGCAGGTGATCACCTCAGAAGATACGGATATGTCTATGACGGGCTCAACCGTCTTTCCGCTGGCTTTTACCAGAAAGATACCAACCCTTCCGCTAAGGAATACTTTGAAAAAACAGACTATGATCTCAACGGGAATATCACGAATCTGAAAAGGTCCGCAGAAGCACAGCAGGGTGCTCCGGCATATCTCATAGACAATCTTACGTATGTTTCGGACGGCAACCGGCTGATTACCGTTACCGATGCTTCAACAGACGACTACAGGGGATACCCTGATGTATCCGGAATTGCAATGACCTATTATGAGGAAAACGGCAATATGAAAAGCCAGAAAGACAAGGGAATCCTTGATATCAGATACAATTATCTGGATCTTCCCAATGCTGTAACCTTTGATAAGACTTATATTCCACGGGTTAGCCTCGGAGGAGCAGGAGCAGCAGGGGATTTTAATGTGAATACCCAGTATCTTTACCGGGCAGACGGGGTAAAGCTGAGAAAAACCTATACGTATGGGTCAGGGAAAACAAATGCTGAAACCTCAACCCGGACAGAATACCTGGACGGTTTCCAGTATGAGGCGACAAGCACAACAGGGAAATTCTCTTTGGGATTAAAGTTTGTACCAACGGCAGAAGGCTATTACAATTTTGAGAAAAATCAATATATTTACAGCTACAACGACCATTTGGGAAATGTTCGTCTGAGTTATTTTAAAAATGCCGCCGGCAGCGCAGAAGCTCTTGAAGAAAACAACTATTATCCCTTTGGGCTGAAGCATGAAGGCTACAATCCGTTAGCAGGCAATCCTTCCTATCAGTATAAATACAATGGTGTAGAGTTACAGAAGGAATCAGGTATGTATGCCATGGACTGGAGAAGCTATATGCCGGAACTTGGAAGATTCTCAGCAATGGATATGCTTTCTGAGTCCTATAATGATTCTACACCTTATCATTTTGCACTAAATAATCCGGTTTTTTATTCTGATCCTACAGGGATGTATACCAGTACACATGGTGGATATTTATTTACAGATACTGCAGAGATAGCTGGTTTGCAGCAGTATTTCGGTAATGGAGGCAGTGTTAATGGTCTCGGAGGATTTATGAGTGGAAATGAAACTTTCAAAGAAGATATTCCTGGAATTACTTTTAATGGAAAAGGGGGTAAAGATACCTGGAACTTAGGAGGTAACTATCTCTTTAATTCTTATTCCATGTATAATGCCGTACTGCAGGGACTAAACGGTTGGAATTTCCAAATGGAATCCAAAGCAATGGCTGAAAGTTTGTCAGGCGTGAGAAATGACGGGCCTATTAAATATGTTGGCGGTGCGGGTGATCCGTTGGGGGTATGGGAAGTAGGAGGAATGGCACTCTCCGCCGGCAGCAGTGGAAAAGGAAACTATATTCTGGCTGCTTTAATGATCACAAGAAGTGGAAACACTACAGGATTAAAAATGTTATCTGCAGAGCAAGGGATTTTGGAAGCTGAAACATCCATTTTAAAGACACAATTTGCCGCTGAAAAAAATATAATTTCATCTAGCGATTTTTTAAGAATTGAAAATGCTGCATCAAGAATTAATAAACCAATTACAGTAGTAGGAAGTAGAGCAAATGGTACAGCTAAAGCTTATTCTGATTGGGACTATGTAATTGAAGGGTTGAATAGTAGAGAATGGTCTAAAATCAAAAATTCAATTCCTGGTGCTCGATCTATAATAGATAATACTCCAAGAAATATTGATATTTTTAAACAACTTGATTTATCAAGACCGTATCTTAAAATTCATCCACGTTAA
- a CDS encoding DUF5958 family protein: MLNTIDQIFINKYGQGLISIEPFKVLFTDFKIDKKREYLNGIMYLILQSKPNNDDIDIAIIESNLKPSYTPCVLLKKGITKYQLEKIIMLIEKELDKVLLLFMNLFKIAYFRRFIEEKNDSNKWWYWDLSLPNIESKILKNY, from the coding sequence ATGTTAAACACTATAGATCAAATTTTCATAAATAAATATGGGCAAGGATTAATTAGTATTGAACCTTTCAAAGTTCTTTTTACCGATTTTAAAATAGATAAAAAAAGAGAATATCTAAATGGGATTATGTATCTCATTTTACAGTCCAAACCCAATAATGACGATATAGATATTGCTATAATTGAAAGTAATTTAAAACCATCTTATACACCATGTGTTTTATTAAAAAAAGGTATTACTAAATATCAACTAGAAAAAATAATAATGTTAATAGAGAAAGAATTAGATAAAGTACTTCTTTTATTTATGAATCTTTTTAAAATAGCATATTTCAGAAGATTTATTGAAGAGAAAAATGATTCGAATAAATGGTGGTATTGGGATTTGTCTTTACCTAATATTGAAAGTAAAATTTTAAAAAATTATTAA
- a CDS encoding barstar family protein yields MKIEFLFEEKTLLSAKYIKLITKEDFVRIVVKKEDIKSVNFQFGNILDKDLDVTISFKSFKSNYIFNISDILFKTNEIILIGVLVDSLYLYDQGYIDNFKLLTDNKEKINWYELNKKQKYYYLRGCYFLGGLKKTIENRKPIITVDLSKVKTDLDVYYELGKAFFKSYGYFGTELDSFVDCLINISTSIKDEKTIFILKIKGYENFKKNFSDNILSEIFYEKFTNIGFKIEN; encoded by the coding sequence ATGAAAATAGAATTTTTATTTGAAGAAAAGACTTTATTGTCAGCAAAATATATAAAACTAATTACTAAAGAAGATTTTGTCAGAATAGTTGTTAAAAAAGAAGATATTAAATCTGTCAATTTTCAATTTGGGAACATTTTAGATAAAGATTTAGATGTCACAATTTCTTTTAAGAGTTTTAAAAGTAACTATATTTTTAATATTTCAGATATACTATTTAAAACCAACGAAATTATTTTAATAGGAGTACTTGTTGATTCTTTATATCTATATGATCAAGGATATATTGATAATTTCAAATTGCTTACTGATAATAAAGAAAAAATAAATTGGTATGAATTAAATAAAAAACAGAAATATTATTACTTAAGAGGATGTTATTTTTTAGGAGGATTAAAAAAAACAATAGAAAATAGAAAACCTATAATAACCGTCGATTTATCTAAAGTCAAAACAGATTTAGATGTTTATTATGAACTCGGGAAAGCCTTTTTTAAATCATATGGATATTTTGGGACTGAATTAGATTCTTTCGTTGATTGTTTAATAAATATTAGTACATCAATTAAAGATGAAAAAACTATTTTTATTTTAAAAATCAAAGGTTATGAGAATTTTAAGAAAAATTTTTCAGATAATATTCTTTCAGAAATTTTTTATGAAAAATTTACAAATATTGGTTTTAAGATTGAAAATTAA
- a CDS encoding DUF4375 domain-containing protein, translated as MENIIDKIYSEAVKGLDEEILKNCDAWYNYVLNLPKGQQVVYTITLLNWQIENGGFHQYFFNSYGQFAYLTIKNLKLIGIPQRAGLLDAATHLVNEEYLIEDTFRHLIFNRELSKIVGFDEILFNKLNDLDDKYYSMEDENIFDFLEDYLHKIE; from the coding sequence ATGGAAAATATAATTGATAAAATTTATTCTGAAGCTGTAAAAGGATTAGATGAGGAAATATTAAAGAATTGTGATGCTTGGTATAACTATGTTTTGAATCTACCTAAAGGTCAACAAGTTGTTTATACTATTACTTTGCTTAACTGGCAAATAGAAAACGGTGGTTTTCATCAATATTTTTTCAATTCTTATGGACAATTTGCTTATTTAACTATTAAAAATTTAAAATTAATAGGTATACCTCAAAGAGCTGGTTTGTTAGATGCTGCAACTCATCTTGTAAATGAAGAATATCTGATTGAAGATACTTTCAGGCATCTAATTTTTAATAGAGAATTATCAAAAATTGTAGGCTTTGATGAGATTTTATTTAATAAATTAAATGATTTAGATGATAAGTATTATAGTATGGAAGATGAAAATATTTTTGATTTTTTAGAAGATTATTTGCATAAAATAGAATAA